A stretch of the Streptomyces sp. NBC_01428 genome encodes the following:
- a CDS encoding alpha/beta fold hydrolase, translating to MSRTPRKHRSAYRVLSSLALLTMSAGAVTACSGSDSSSNRSASSSAVSSASPGGAEAGSTAAEAKLRMVDNGGHRVAFYVARGNGSTIVLDSGGGEYSSQWKDIAPKLHAATGATVITYDRAGLGKSDVVPGPWKVESAVSDLKAGLQQLGVTHDVTLVAHSQAGEIAGYLTKDDPKLLSGAVLIDANLPQFFTDEEIPRLVAASQPDVDAAKKDPEKPANRQLISTAEGFAAAHQAFHKVAWPDSVPATVLVSDKTPFAGSPEDAQRWRDAAATFVKDAPNRTLVTAKGTSHEVPTERPDLVLKVIEDAFAAHH from the coding sequence ATGTCCCGCACCCCCCGCAAGCACCGGTCGGCGTACCGCGTGCTGTCGTCTCTCGCCTTGCTGACCATGTCCGCCGGTGCCGTCACGGCATGCAGCGGCAGCGATTCCTCCTCCAACCGGTCGGCTTCGTCGTCCGCCGTCTCGTCTGCCTCGCCAGGAGGGGCCGAGGCAGGCAGCACGGCGGCCGAAGCGAAGCTGCGTATGGTCGACAACGGCGGTCACCGGGTGGCCTTCTACGTCGCGCGGGGCAACGGTTCGACCATCGTCCTGGACTCAGGCGGTGGCGAGTACTCCTCGCAGTGGAAGGACATCGCCCCCAAGCTTCACGCGGCAACCGGCGCCACCGTCATCACCTACGACCGGGCAGGTCTCGGCAAGAGCGACGTGGTGCCCGGCCCGTGGAAGGTCGAGAGCGCCGTCAGCGACCTCAAGGCAGGGCTCCAACAGCTGGGCGTCACCCATGACGTGACGTTGGTGGCCCACTCCCAGGCAGGCGAGATCGCCGGCTACCTGACCAAGGACGATCCGAAGCTGCTCTCCGGTGCGGTCCTGATCGACGCCAACCTTCCTCAGTTCTTCACGGACGAGGAGATCCCCCGTCTCGTAGCCGCGTCCCAGCCGGACGTCGACGCCGCGAAGAAGGATCCCGAGAAGCCGGCGAACCGCCAGCTCATCTCTACCGCGGAGGGCTTCGCCGCAGCGCACCAGGCATTCCACAAGGTTGCGTGGCCGGACTCGGTCCCGGCAACGGTCCTGGTGTCGGATAAGACCCCGTTCGCCGGCTCCCCCGAAGACGCGCAGCGCTGGCGCGACGCCGCCGCGACGTTCGTCAAGGACGCGCCCAACCGAACGCTGGTCACCGCCAAGGGCACCTCCCACGAAGTGCCGACGGAACGTCCCGACCTCGTACTCAAGGTGATCGAAGACGCTTTCGCCGCACACCACTGA
- a CDS encoding GlsB/YeaQ/YmgE family stress response membrane protein has product MGIIAWILIGLLAGIIAKALMPGKDPGGIIITMLIGIAGGLLGGWLGKVIFGVDSIDGFFDLSTWIAAIIGSLILLALYRVFTGNRRHA; this is encoded by the coding sequence ATGGGCATCATCGCCTGGATACTCATCGGTCTGCTCGCCGGCATCATCGCCAAGGCGCTCATGCCCGGCAAGGACCCGGGCGGCATCATCATCACGATGCTCATCGGTATCGCGGGCGGTCTCCTCGGCGGCTGGCTCGGCAAGGTCATCTTCGGCGTCGACTCCATCGACGGCTTCTTCGACCTCTCCACCTGGATCGCCGCGATCATCGGCTCGCTCATCCTCCTGGCCCTGTACCGGGTCTTCACCGGCAACCGCCGCCACGCCTGA
- a CDS encoding ANTAR domain-containing protein: MSDENPRTAGSASGRAQVHLGAALAGQVESLELRNRKLGRAGVEAAQQVLVDRYRLATPADGFDLLRGASQRFNIKLHTLADLVVRIAGPDAGAVQWFPRRPRVAAPALPGLGVPAEERSSHGAVLQAALRRVLHITETGMGNVQLAEHRMLRLEKHTGLNRQFTDFFAFVQDSTTACAQAARQRQQVTVKDVESADLFDEDSRQAILQAGSRAAHSLPLISRAGQVVGLISSHHERPLSGFSRPQLTALASTGAAVGRWLHWHRQTAVLDALEHLHATAGTAR, from the coding sequence ATGAGCGATGAAAACCCCAGGACCGCCGGCTCGGCCTCCGGTCGGGCGCAGGTGCATCTCGGAGCTGCTCTCGCTGGTCAGGTGGAGTCCCTTGAGCTGCGTAACCGGAAGCTGGGCCGGGCGGGCGTCGAGGCTGCGCAGCAGGTACTCGTCGACCGCTACAGGCTGGCCACCCCTGCCGACGGGTTCGACCTGCTGCGCGGTGCCTCGCAGCGCTTCAACATCAAACTGCACACGCTCGCCGACCTTGTGGTGCGTATCGCGGGCCCGGATGCGGGCGCGGTGCAGTGGTTTCCGCGCCGCCCACGCGTTGCGGCCCCCGCCCTGCCGGGTCTGGGGGTACCGGCGGAGGAGCGCAGCAGTCATGGGGCGGTCCTGCAGGCCGCGTTGCGCCGTGTCCTGCACATCACCGAGACAGGCATGGGCAACGTGCAGCTCGCTGAGCACCGCATGCTGCGTCTGGAGAAACACACAGGGCTCAACCGGCAGTTCACCGACTTCTTCGCCTTCGTGCAGGATTCGACCACTGCCTGCGCCCAGGCTGCCCGGCAGCGCCAGCAGGTCACCGTGAAGGACGTGGAGTCGGCCGACCTCTTCGACGAGGACTCGCGGCAGGCGATCCTGCAGGCCGGAAGCCGCGCTGCGCACAGCCTTCCGCTGATCAGCCGTGCCGGCCAGGTCGTCGGCCTGATCTCCTCCCATCACGAGCGCCCCCTGTCAGGGTTCAGCCGGCCGCAGCTCACAGCCCTGGCGTCCACGGGCGCCGCGGTGGGTCGCTGGCTGCACTGGCACCGCCAGACCGCGGTGCTGGACGCTCTGGAACACCTCCACGCCACTGCTGGCACGGCGCGCTGA
- a CDS encoding TetR/AcrR family transcriptional regulator — protein MTELEKGPTGRRRGRGARERILGASQQLFREQGINRTGMDQLCAAAEVSKRTAYQHFGGKDELVAEYLRRFDPSVLSGVFDRTDLTPRERLLAAFDVAPTTPLCPYIATAVELHDPEHPASQYAREYKMAVAVRLADTAREAGAADPEQLGEQLALLIDGAAARTRVLNADAFPTAAAIAAVLIDNAVSVIPDTVGDDRRREEVPS, from the coding sequence ATGACGGAGTTGGAGAAGGGCCCCACGGGCCGCCGCCGCGGCAGGGGCGCTCGCGAGCGCATCCTCGGCGCGTCCCAGCAGCTGTTCCGCGAGCAGGGCATCAACCGCACCGGCATGGACCAGCTGTGCGCCGCGGCCGAGGTGTCCAAGCGCACGGCCTACCAGCACTTCGGTGGCAAGGACGAACTCGTCGCCGAGTACCTGCGCCGGTTCGACCCCTCCGTTCTGTCCGGCGTGTTCGACCGCACCGACCTCACGCCCCGCGAACGGCTCCTCGCCGCCTTCGACGTTGCCCCCACCACGCCTCTGTGCCCCTACATCGCCACCGCCGTAGAGCTCCACGACCCTGAGCACCCCGCGTCCCAGTACGCGCGGGAGTACAAGATGGCCGTCGCCGTGCGGCTCGCCGACACCGCCCGCGAAGCCGGCGCCGCCGACCCCGAACAGCTCGGCGAGCAGCTCGCGCTGCTCATCGACGGCGCCGCGGCTCGCACCCGGGTCCTCAACGCCGACGCCTTCCCCACGGCCGCCGCCATCGCCGCCGTCCTCATCGACAACGCCGTCTCCGTCATCCCCGACACGGTCGGCGATGACCGGCGACGGGAGGAAGTGCCAAGCTGA
- a CDS encoding SDR family NAD(P)-dependent oxidoreductase, giving the protein MGKLDGKVAVITGGTTGMALAGAKLFVDEGAHVFITGRRQDALDEAVRQIGRNVTGVQGDAADLDDLDRLYDTVKREKGSLDVLWASAGGGEPAPLGEITEAQFDTWFGLNARGTLFTVQKALPLFNDGGSILMTGSNASLGAFPGWSVYAGSKAVQQAWARVWLNELKDRRIRVNVLTPGQVATAKQAELFDEATKRQFESLIPRGRMGSPDEIASAALFLASDDSSYVNGMELVADGGTTAI; this is encoded by the coding sequence ATGGGAAAGCTCGACGGCAAGGTTGCGGTCATCACCGGCGGCACCACCGGCATGGCACTGGCCGGGGCGAAGCTGTTCGTCGACGAGGGAGCGCACGTCTTCATCACCGGCCGCCGCCAGGACGCCCTGGACGAGGCCGTGCGGCAGATTGGCCGCAACGTCACCGGTGTCCAGGGTGACGCCGCCGACCTGGACGACCTGGACCGCCTGTACGACACCGTCAAGCGGGAGAAGGGCAGCCTCGACGTGCTGTGGGCCAGTGCCGGCGGCGGCGAGCCCGCTCCGCTCGGCGAGATCACCGAGGCTCAGTTCGACACCTGGTTCGGACTCAACGCCCGCGGCACCCTGTTCACCGTCCAGAAGGCCCTCCCGCTCTTCAACGACGGCGGCTCCATCCTCATGACCGGCTCCAACGCCTCCCTCGGCGCCTTCCCCGGCTGGAGCGTCTACGCCGGCAGCAAGGCCGTCCAGCAGGCCTGGGCCCGCGTCTGGCTCAACGAGCTCAAGGACCGCCGCATCCGCGTCAACGTCCTGACTCCCGGCCAGGTCGCCACCGCCAAGCAGGCGGAACTCTTCGACGAGGCCACCAAGCGCCAGTTCGAGTCCCTCATCCCCCGCGGCCGGATGGGCAGCCCCGACGAGATCGCCAGCGCCGCGCTCTTCCTCGCCTCCGACGACTCCAGCTACGTCAACGGCATGGAACTCGTCGCCGACGGCGGCACCACCGCCATCTGA
- a CDS encoding NADPH-dependent F420 reductase, whose translation MSSISVIGTGNMARTIGARAIAGGNTVEVMGRDQSKATDLAKTLGGDTTTGEWGTAPAGDIVIVALLYDGVVPAIVQYGDALAGKVIVDISNPFNSTFDGLAHREETSIAQEVAKAAPAGADVVKAFNTVFRQVLEKGRPDVFIAGDDAPAKAQVGAFVESLGLRPLDVGGLNMAHWLEGAGVLTVGLANHGVGNLDFSLGVSELSV comes from the coding sequence ATGAGCAGCATCAGCGTCATCGGCACCGGAAACATGGCCCGCACCATCGGCGCGCGGGCGATAGCGGGCGGCAACACCGTCGAGGTCATGGGCCGCGATCAGTCCAAGGCCACTGACCTGGCCAAAACGCTCGGCGGCGACACCACGACGGGAGAATGGGGCACCGCTCCGGCCGGGGACATCGTCATCGTGGCCCTGTTGTACGACGGTGTCGTGCCGGCCATCGTCCAGTACGGCGACGCACTCGCGGGCAAGGTCATCGTCGACATCAGCAATCCCTTCAACTCCACGTTCGACGGGCTGGCCCACCGCGAGGAGACCTCGATCGCGCAGGAAGTCGCCAAGGCCGCCCCGGCCGGCGCCGACGTGGTGAAGGCGTTCAACACCGTCTTCCGTCAGGTCCTGGAGAAGGGCAGGCCCGATGTCTTCATCGCCGGGGACGATGCGCCGGCCAAGGCACAGGTGGGGGCGTTCGTCGAGAGCCTCGGGCTGCGCCCGCTGGACGTCGGCGGCCTGAACATGGCGCACTGGCTGGAGGGCGCGGGCGTGCTCACGGTGGGCCTCGCCAACCACGGGGTGGGGAACCTTGACTTCTCCCTCGGCGTCAGCGAGCTCTCCGTCTGA
- a CDS encoding NAD(P)H-dependent flavin oxidoreductase, with the protein MSTLPTPVCALLGIEQPIVLAPMVAVPALAAAVSNAGALGMLTLTWSDDVAAVVRETAALTERPFCGNLVLTEDRHRRLDQALDAGLRIVSFFMGDPSGYTEQVHDAGGIVLHTVGTAEEARRAVDSGVDVVVAQGWESGGHVWGTVATLPLVPAVVDAVAPVPVIAAGGIGDARGVAAVLALGAQAAWLGTRFLLAEEMPIHDDYRRRLIAAAETDPQRYADLYSVGWPDSPHRALRNSTADAWQAAGRPPLAQRPGAGDVIAHFTSGEPIVRYEPAPPMAGTTGDIEALSMWAGQSVALARRSQPAADIVAELTSRI; encoded by the coding sequence ATGAGCACGCTGCCCACGCCGGTGTGCGCCCTGCTCGGGATCGAGCAGCCGATCGTCCTGGCGCCCATGGTCGCGGTCCCCGCGCTGGCCGCGGCGGTGTCGAACGCCGGCGCGCTCGGCATGCTGACGCTGACGTGGTCGGACGATGTCGCGGCTGTGGTCCGTGAGACCGCGGCGCTGACCGAGCGGCCGTTCTGCGGCAACCTCGTGCTGACCGAGGATCGGCACCGCCGCCTCGACCAGGCGCTCGACGCCGGCCTGCGGATCGTGTCGTTCTTCATGGGCGACCCCAGCGGCTACACCGAGCAGGTCCACGACGCCGGAGGGATCGTCCTGCACACGGTCGGCACCGCCGAGGAGGCGCGACGGGCGGTCGACTCCGGCGTTGACGTGGTCGTGGCGCAGGGCTGGGAGTCCGGCGGGCACGTGTGGGGCACCGTCGCGACGCTGCCTCTGGTGCCGGCCGTGGTGGACGCGGTGGCGCCGGTACCGGTGATCGCGGCCGGCGGCATCGGCGACGCGCGGGGCGTCGCGGCGGTGCTGGCGCTGGGTGCGCAGGCCGCGTGGCTGGGCACGCGGTTCCTGCTGGCCGAGGAGATGCCCATCCACGACGACTACCGGCGCCGCCTGATCGCCGCGGCGGAGACCGACCCGCAGCGGTACGCCGACCTGTACTCGGTCGGATGGCCCGACTCTCCCCACCGCGCGCTGCGCAACTCGACCGCCGACGCGTGGCAGGCCGCGGGCCGCCCTCCGCTCGCGCAGCGGCCAGGCGCCGGCGATGTCATCGCGCACTTCACCTCCGGCGAGCCCATCGTCCGCTACGAGCCGGCGCCGCCCATGGCCGGGACCACGGGTGACATCGAGGCGCTCTCGATGTGGGCAGGGCAGAGCGTCGCCCTCGCGAGGAGGTCGCAGCCGGCGGCGGACATCGTCGCGGAGCTCACCTCTCGGATCTGA
- a CDS encoding redoxin domain-containing protein, giving the protein MRSDIVPGGTFPDFALPDHTGTVRTLSEIQGGDPLILTLARGHYCPKENWQHRELAENYPKIAVGYTQVATIATDDHHTLQEFRASVGAQWPFLSDPERTVQQALDIQEYTDPEHNPMIPHTLVLKPGLVVHSVYNGYWFWGRPSFVDLWHDLRTATREMRPDWDLSTPGLREAWDAGDFSKFHGWDRRSPESMPNSYVPEGEG; this is encoded by the coding sequence GTGCGTTCCGACATCGTCCCGGGTGGGACCTTCCCCGATTTCGCGCTGCCCGACCACACCGGCACCGTGCGCACGCTGAGCGAGATCCAGGGCGGGGACCCGTTGATCCTGACGCTCGCGCGGGGCCACTACTGTCCGAAGGAGAACTGGCAGCACCGCGAACTCGCCGAGAACTACCCGAAGATCGCGGTGGGCTATACGCAGGTGGCCACGATCGCCACCGACGACCATCACACGCTGCAGGAGTTCCGTGCCTCCGTCGGCGCCCAGTGGCCGTTCCTGTCCGACCCCGAGCGGACCGTCCAGCAGGCTCTGGACATCCAGGAGTACACCGACCCCGAGCACAACCCGATGATCCCGCACACGCTCGTGCTCAAGCCGGGGCTGGTGGTCCACAGCGTCTACAACGGCTACTGGTTCTGGGGGCGCCCGTCCTTCGTCGACCTGTGGCACGACCTGCGGACGGCCACCCGCGAGATGCGCCCGGACTGGGATCTGAGCACCCCGGGACTGCGCGAAGCCTGGGACGCCGGCGACTTCTCGAAGTTCCACGGGTGGGACCGCCGTTCCCCCGAGTCGATGCCCAACTCCTATGTCCCGGAGGGTGAGGGATGA
- a CDS encoding VOC family protein: MAELPPPPEGILLAHFIVSDDGERSRRFYTEVLGGRLAYSGPGGLTYVSLANSWIIINGGGGPTDDKPSVTLETPRDSSRVSSFLNIRVKDIHPLYEEWSARGAEFLTPPKQHEYEIRCYIRDPDGHLIEVGQATDPEGDWTPAHWPPSSRTGDSE; encoded by the coding sequence ATGGCCGAACTCCCGCCACCGCCGGAAGGAATCCTGCTGGCCCACTTCATCGTCTCGGACGATGGCGAACGCTCCCGACGCTTCTACACCGAAGTGCTCGGCGGCCGGCTGGCCTACTCCGGACCTGGAGGCCTGACCTACGTCTCACTGGCCAACAGCTGGATCATCATCAACGGCGGCGGAGGCCCGACGGACGACAAGCCGTCGGTCACCCTGGAGACCCCGCGCGATTCCAGCCGGGTCAGCAGTTTCCTCAACATCCGCGTCAAGGACATCCACCCCTTGTACGAGGAGTGGAGCGCCCGTGGCGCCGAGTTCCTGACGCCGCCGAAACAACACGAGTACGAGATCCGCTGCTACATCCGTGACCCCGACGGCCATCTGATCGAAGTGGGGCAGGCCACCGACCCGGAGGGGGACTGGACACCGGCTCACTGGCCCCCGAGTTCCCGCACCGGCGATTCCGAGTGA
- a CDS encoding aldo/keto reductase yields MRYTKLGRTGLDVSPVAIGAMTYGQPDRGHPVWSLDEESSRPLIKHALEAGINFFDTANMYSYGSSEEILGRALKDYADRDDVVITTKVRHAMRPGSPNGGGLSRKAIMSEIDNSLRRLGTDYVDVYMIHRLDNDTPIEETLEALHDVVKAGKARYLGASSMHAWQFAKALHLQERHGWARFVTMQDHYNLLAREEEREMLPLCADEGVATMVWSPLARGRLARPADQANTGTRSATDGAYADTLYQANADSDRQIIDEVGAIADTHGVSRAQVALAWLRRNPVVAAPLVGARTIQQIDDAVASLDLDLTDEEARRLETPYTPRHDFQGVSDARELERIKASIPGYANV; encoded by the coding sequence ATGCGCTACACCAAGCTCGGCCGCACCGGCCTCGACGTGTCCCCGGTCGCCATCGGCGCCATGACCTACGGGCAGCCCGACCGCGGCCACCCCGTCTGGTCCCTCGACGAGGAGAGCAGCCGCCCGTTGATCAAGCACGCCCTCGAAGCGGGCATCAACTTCTTCGACACCGCGAACATGTACTCCTACGGCTCCAGCGAGGAGATCCTCGGCCGGGCCCTGAAGGACTACGCCGACCGCGACGACGTCGTGATCACCACCAAGGTCCGCCACGCCATGCGACCGGGCAGCCCCAACGGCGGCGGTCTGTCCCGCAAGGCGATCATGTCCGAGATCGACAACAGCCTGCGCCGCCTCGGCACCGACTACGTCGACGTCTACATGATCCACCGCCTGGACAACGACACCCCGATCGAGGAGACCCTCGAAGCCCTCCACGACGTGGTCAAGGCCGGAAAGGCCCGCTACCTCGGCGCGTCCTCGATGCACGCCTGGCAGTTCGCCAAGGCCCTCCACCTCCAGGAACGCCACGGCTGGGCCCGCTTCGTCACCATGCAGGACCACTACAACCTCCTCGCCCGCGAAGAGGAACGCGAAATGCTCCCCCTGTGTGCCGACGAAGGCGTCGCCACCATGGTGTGGAGCCCCCTCGCCCGCGGCCGCCTCGCCCGCCCCGCCGACCAGGCGAACACCGGCACCCGCTCCGCCACCGACGGCGCCTACGCCGACACCCTCTACCAGGCCAACGCCGACAGCGACCGCCAGATCATCGACGAGGTCGGCGCCATCGCCGACACCCACGGCGTCTCCCGCGCCCAGGTCGCCCTCGCCTGGCTGCGCCGCAACCCCGTCGTCGCCGCCCCCCTGGTCGGAGCACGCACCATCCAGCAGATCGACGACGCCGTCGCCTCCCTCGACCTGGACCTCACCGACGAAGAAGCCCGACGCCTGGAAACCCCGTACACCCCCCGCCACGACTTCCAGGGAGTCTCCGACGCCCGCGAACTGGAACGCATCAAGGCGAGCATCCCCGGCTACGCCAACGTCTGA
- a CDS encoding TetR/AcrR family transcriptional regulator translates to MPDAAPQRSDALKNRALILEVAHDALAESPDASLNSIAKRAGVGPGTLYRHFPTREALILEVHRHDTERLVASVPDVLAAHPPLDALRRWFTTLASYVRIKHGMGEALHSAAAQEVVSASWPPVTTAVKQLLDACESAGEVRPGIDPVDVIMLLSCLWRTPNTAAGTAQADRLLELAIDGFRP, encoded by the coding sequence ATGCCCGACGCAGCGCCGCAGCGCTCCGACGCGCTGAAGAACCGCGCACTGATCCTCGAGGTCGCCCACGACGCGCTGGCCGAGTCCCCTGACGCATCCCTCAACTCGATCGCCAAACGGGCCGGCGTCGGCCCGGGCACCCTCTACCGGCACTTCCCGACCCGCGAGGCACTGATCCTCGAAGTCCACCGTCACGACACAGAGCGCCTCGTCGCCTCCGTACCGGACGTCCTCGCGGCACACCCCCCGCTCGACGCTCTGCGCCGATGGTTCACCACCCTCGCGAGCTACGTGCGCATCAAGCACGGGATGGGCGAGGCACTGCACTCCGCGGCCGCACAAGAGGTCGTCAGCGCCTCGTGGCCCCCCGTCACCACAGCCGTCAAGCAGCTCCTCGATGCCTGCGAGAGCGCCGGCGAAGTGCGGCCCGGCATCGACCCCGTCGACGTCATCATGCTGCTCAGCTGCCTGTGGCGGACCCCCAACACCGCCGCCGGCACCGCCCAGGCCGACCGCCTCCTGGAGCTGGCCATCGACGGCTTCCGGCCGTAG
- a CDS encoding DUF6086 family protein, with amino-acid sequence MSQYFDIGDETLWNPSNGTSRMFQRQVAVFEAELELPSGIGPMENDECQISPDTFEAFVNALLARHRRTSHGIWLALSEGFTATVLVLAERAAIKVDWAPHGATPEAALEDVQVSTATGLSALAEGAAWAAGLRERARELGRRMPR; translated from the coding sequence ATGAGCCAGTACTTCGACATCGGCGACGAGACCCTGTGGAACCCGTCCAATGGAACGTCCCGCATGTTCCAACGTCAGGTAGCGGTCTTCGAAGCGGAGCTGGAACTCCCGTCGGGCATCGGGCCAATGGAGAACGACGAGTGCCAGATCAGTCCCGATACCTTCGAAGCCTTCGTCAACGCCCTCCTGGCGAGGCACCGAAGAACGAGCCACGGCATCTGGCTCGCGCTCTCCGAAGGCTTCACCGCTACAGTGCTCGTTCTTGCGGAACGCGCCGCGATCAAGGTGGACTGGGCACCGCACGGAGCCACCCCGGAGGCCGCACTCGAAGACGTGCAGGTTTCCACCGCCACGGGGTTGTCCGCCCTTGCGGAAGGCGCCGCCTGGGCCGCGGGCCTGCGCGAGCGGGCACGGGAGTTGGGACGGCGCATGCCGCGCTGA
- a CDS encoding caspase family protein: MAEAPVAYRALLIGNAEFPDEPALTRLRGPANDLSELRAALTDPEVGLPWEVTSVLDGTTQQVQEALFTFFHRATAREQLFVYYSGHGRLDLHNRLHLCTHDTTLDWLRTRAVRQSYVNELLDDCAARTIVVVLDCCFGGRAATAKGDETAARFAGRGRFVMTGCGVLETAADAADDGRPSPFTAALVAGLRHGAAGEGGYATVEDVYQYVYDRMRGSGQRPEMKSEGRAGHVALARRVGRGPGSVEGMPEPAAAPGAPDLRPLFTNARGVSERPLVEHHFSGVLHVLLTEPAGTLTVHRDELVAAGGGDEVRGLWFTEGRFEVRGVRDRPVATATADGDVRFALPAETGTLSWSARQLAAFEQARLAGTWPTANRPTRTEGTHSVLMSRDAVYRRLAREVWAALGSLLGSAVSVSLLVALALTARGRTWWLLSAGVTLTLLAVVSLSGLIASAHSSWIFFHLRRLLHLPSLPVTRMLLKVHDPPPITGEDDHGPVTVHLSPSVVLWSEDLSLTFPHAFYAARVKGGDPPFDTKSPTPVEVIGLPAPGQWVIVRTPDGLLWPSGRAKPVWARTLTVVTGRS; encoded by the coding sequence TTGGCTGAGGCCCCCGTCGCGTACCGTGCCCTGCTGATCGGCAACGCCGAATTCCCGGACGAACCGGCACTGACACGGCTGCGCGGCCCGGCAAACGACCTCTCGGAACTGCGTGCCGCGCTCACCGACCCCGAGGTCGGCCTGCCGTGGGAGGTGACGTCGGTACTCGACGGGACGACTCAGCAGGTCCAAGAAGCACTGTTCACCTTCTTCCATCGGGCCACGGCACGCGAGCAGTTGTTCGTCTACTACAGCGGACACGGTCGGCTCGACCTGCACAACCGCCTCCACCTGTGCACCCACGACACCACCCTCGACTGGCTGCGCACCCGCGCGGTCCGGCAGTCGTACGTCAACGAGCTGCTGGACGACTGCGCGGCCCGCACGATCGTCGTCGTCCTCGACTGTTGCTTCGGCGGACGGGCGGCGACGGCCAAGGGCGACGAGACGGCGGCCCGGTTCGCCGGCCGAGGCCGGTTCGTCATGACGGGGTGCGGAGTGCTGGAGACGGCGGCGGACGCGGCCGACGACGGCCGACCCAGCCCCTTCACCGCCGCTCTGGTGGCGGGGTTGCGGCACGGGGCGGCGGGCGAGGGCGGGTACGCAACGGTCGAGGACGTCTATCAGTACGTGTACGACCGCATGCGTGGGTCGGGCCAGCGTCCGGAGATGAAGTCGGAGGGGCGGGCGGGGCATGTGGCGCTGGCACGGCGGGTGGGAAGGGGGCCGGGATCGGTCGAGGGGATGCCGGAGCCGGCCGCCGCCCCTGGGGCGCCGGATCTGCGGCCCTTGTTCACGAACGCGCGCGGTGTGAGTGAACGCCCCTTGGTCGAGCATCACTTCAGCGGAGTGCTGCACGTCCTGTTGACCGAGCCGGCCGGAACCCTGACCGTCCACCGCGACGAACTGGTCGCGGCCGGTGGCGGGGACGAGGTCCGGGGCCTGTGGTTCACCGAAGGACGATTCGAGGTCCGGGGGGTGCGGGACCGGCCGGTCGCCACGGCGACGGCGGACGGAGACGTACGGTTCGCCCTGCCGGCAGAAACGGGGACATTGAGCTGGTCGGCGCGGCAGCTTGCCGCCTTCGAGCAGGCGCGACTTGCTGGGACCTGGCCCACCGCGAACCGGCCCACCAGGACCGAGGGCACCCACTCTGTCCTGATGTCCCGCGATGCGGTGTACCGCAGGCTGGCGCGAGAGGTCTGGGCCGCGCTGGGATCACTGCTCGGCAGCGCGGTGTCCGTGAGCCTGCTCGTGGCCTTGGCGCTGACCGCGCGGGGGCGCACCTGGTGGCTGCTCAGCGCAGGAGTGACCCTGACGCTCCTGGCCGTCGTCAGCCTGTCCGGCCTGATCGCTTCCGCGCATTCCAGCTGGATCTTCTTCCACCTGCGCCGGTTGCTCCACCTCCCGTCCCTACCGGTCACCAGGATGCTGCTGAAGGTCCATGACCCCCCACCGATCACGGGCGAGGACGACCACGGACCGGTGACCGTCCACCTGAGCCCGAGCGTCGTACTGTGGTCCGAGGACCTCAGCCTGACGTTCCCCCATGCCTTCTACGCCGCACGCGTCAAGGGCGGCGACCCGCCCTTCGACACGAAGTCCCCGACCCCCGTCGAGGTCATCGGCCTTCCCGCCCCCGGCCAATGGGTGATCGTGCGTACCCCCGACGGCCTCCTGTGGCCGAGCGGCCGCGCCAAACCCGTCTGGGCACGGACCCTCACCGTTGTGACCGGGCGTTCCTGA
- a CDS encoding effector-associated constant component EACC1 yields MSVTASSERFDADDDRWLSQVRLLQDDLAREARLVTGQPTTARPGTKGGWLPDVAVLLTPAAVAGVVAVVKAWLVRDRDRTVRLAWEVDGRKGEFTAVASTADNATLQAALEHGLRAATGFGAAAAEDEPDPDGTPVG; encoded by the coding sequence GTGTCGGTCACGGCAAGCAGCGAGCGCTTCGATGCCGATGACGACAGGTGGCTGTCCCAAGTACGGCTTCTGCAGGATGACTTGGCGCGCGAGGCTCGGTTGGTGACCGGGCAGCCGACCACGGCCCGGCCCGGCACGAAGGGCGGCTGGCTGCCCGACGTGGCCGTCCTGCTCACCCCGGCTGCGGTCGCCGGCGTGGTGGCGGTGGTGAAGGCCTGGCTCGTGCGGGACCGGGACCGCACGGTCCGCCTCGCCTGGGAAGTGGACGGTCGCAAGGGCGAATTCACGGCTGTGGCCTCCACGGCGGACAACGCCACGTTGCAGGCCGCGCTGGAACACGGGCTGCGGGCGGCGACCGGCTTCGGGGCGGCAGCGGCTGAGGACGAACCGGACCCGGACGGTACCCCCGTTGGCTGA